The proteins below are encoded in one region of Peptoniphilus sp. GNH:
- a CDS encoding MetQ/NlpA family ABC transporter substrate-binding protein produces MKKKLLALVLGTLLVLVGCGKKEANAPAENKSAEKEKETITIGVSPVPHEEIINALKDKFEEANLDVKVVVFDDYVQPNIQTNSGDLDANFFQHKPYLDTFNKEQGTDLVSIGAVHLEPLGAYSDKIKELSELKEGGHIIIPNDATNGARALLLLQDQGLIKLKDGVDILATEKDIVENPKNLEIVAMEAANIPNVYKDADLAIINSNYALGAGLDPAKDALVIESAENNPYANIVAVKKEREGEEKFKKLMEVLQSDACKKYIEETYKNSIIPAF; encoded by the coding sequence ATGAAGAAAAAATTATTGGCCCTAGTGCTGGGAACACTTTTAGTCCTAGTAGGATGTGGCAAGAAAGAAGCAAATGCACCAGCAGAAAATAAATCGGCAGAAAAAGAAAAAGAAACCATCACAATTGGAGTTTCTCCAGTGCCACATGAAGAGATTATAAATGCATTAAAAGACAAGTTTGAAGAAGCAAACTTGGATGTCAAGGTAGTAGTATTTGATGACTATGTTCAACCAAATATCCAAACAAATTCAGGAGATTTGGATGCCAACTTTTTCCAACATAAACCCTACTTAGATACCTTCAATAAAGAACAAGGCACAGACCTTGTGAGCATTGGAGCAGTTCACCTCGAACCACTTGGAGCTTATTCAGATAAAATAAAAGAACTTTCAGAGCTAAAAGAAGGTGGACATATAATCATACCAAATGATGCGACAAATGGCGCCAGAGCTCTTTTGCTTTTGCAAGACCAAGGCCTTATAAAGCTAAAGGACGGAGTGGATATTTTAGCAACTGAAAAAGATATAGTTGAAAATCCAAAAAATCTTGAAATCGTAGCAATGGAAGCTGCAAACATTCCAAATGTATATAAGGATGCTGATTTGGCAATAATAAATTCAAATTATGCACTAGGAGCGGGACTTGACCCGGCAAAAGATGCTCTTGTAATAGAGTCTGCAGAAAATAATCCCTATGCCAATATAGTTGCAGTTAAAAAGGAAAGAGAAGGCGAAGAAAAATTCAAAAAGCTGATGGAAGTTTTGCAATCTGATGCCTGCAAGAAATATATAGAAGAAACTTATAAAAATTCAATAATCCCAGCATTTTAA
- a CDS encoding ABC transporter permease, with translation MDKVIEIINPAIIQTIYMVGVSSIIAIVLGLFFGIILTLTRPGGLWQMASFYRALDFVVNIMRSMPFIILMIVVLPLTKIIVGKGYGTNAAIVPLAISAIPFVARLVEVQLIEIDKGIIEAAKSMGASTFQIVFKVMLPEAMPSILNGFTLTIINIIGYSAMAGAMGGGGLGDVAMRYGYQRRQYDILLFTVIAIVILVQVIQITGDFISAKLNKK, from the coding sequence ATGGATAAAGTTATTGAAATTATAAACCCTGCCATCATCCAAACAATTTACATGGTGGGAGTATCTTCTATAATAGCCATAGTACTGGGCTTATTTTTTGGTATAATATTGACCCTGACAAGACCGGGTGGACTTTGGCAGATGGCAAGTTTTTATAGAGCCTTAGATTTTGTAGTAAATATTATGAGGTCCATGCCCTTTATAATTTTGATGATAGTGGTTTTGCCGCTTACTAAGATTATTGTGGGCAAGGGATATGGAACAAATGCAGCCATAGTACCACTTGCGATTTCTGCTATACCTTTTGTAGCAAGGCTTGTGGAAGTACAACTGATAGAAATTGACAAGGGCATCATAGAAGCTGCAAAATCTATGGGGGCATCGACTTTTCAAATAGTATTTAAGGTAATGCTTCCAGAGGCTATGCCATCAATTTTAAATGGCTTTACCCTCACCATAATAAATATAATAGGATATTCTGCCATGGCGGGTGCTATGGGAGGCGGCGGACTTGGAGATGTTGCCATGAGATATGGATATCAGAGAAGACAGTATGACATCTTACTTTTTACAGTAATAGCCATTGTAATTTTAGTTCAAGTTATTCAAATTACAGGAGATTTTATATCCGCTAAATTAAATAAAAAATAG
- a CDS encoding ATP-binding cassette domain-containing protein, translated as MIEVKNLTKLFSIDGNEFKAVDDVSFEVKKGEIYGIIGLSGAGKSTLVRCINRLEEPEYGDILIEGQSILNLSKKELLKERKDIGMIFQQFNLFYQKTVYDNIAFPLRISHYNKKDIEERVEELLKFIGLEHKKKAYPSELSGGQKQRVAIARAIATSPKILLSDEGTSALDPANTKAILDLLKNVVKKYDMTIIMITHQMEVAKEICDRIAVMDSGKIVEENTVEELFKNPKTKLAKSFIHSLRIKDQEEVKEADFKGTLVRLSYDDKSYKEPILSNCIKKFNVDVSIVSGNISNLSKNSVGYLMVDFVGERDEILKALDYLKEKNVNCEVI; from the coding sequence ATGATTGAAGTAAAAAATCTCACAAAACTTTTTTCAATCGATGGCAATGAGTTCAAGGCGGTCGACGATGTGAGCTTTGAGGTTAAAAAAGGAGAAATATACGGTATAATAGGTCTTTCTGGAGCGGGTAAATCCACTCTTGTAAGATGTATAAATAGGCTGGAGGAGCCTGAGTACGGAGATATTTTGATTGAGGGACAGAGCATATTAAATCTTTCCAAGAAGGAGCTTCTAAAAGAACGCAAGGATATAGGAATGATTTTTCAACAGTTCAATCTTTTTTATCAAAAGACGGTCTATGACAACATAGCTTTTCCACTTAGAATCTCTCATTATAATAAAAAAGACATAGAAGAAAGGGTAGAGGAACTTCTCAAATTTATAGGTCTGGAGCATAAAAAAAAGGCCTACCCCAGTGAACTTTCTGGAGGACAAAAGCAAAGAGTTGCAATAGCAAGAGCAATCGCAACATCGCCCAAGATTTTGCTTTCAGACGAGGGCACATCAGCCCTTGACCCGGCAAATACAAAGGCGATTTTAGACCTACTAAAAAATGTTGTAAAAAAATATGATATGACTATAATCATGATTACTCATCAGATGGAAGTTGCCAAGGAGATTTGTGATAGGATAGCTGTCATGGATTCGGGTAAAATTGTAGAAGAAAATACTGTCGAGGAACTTTTTAAAAATCCAAAGACTAAACTTGCCAAGTCATTTATCCATTCTCTTAGGATAAAAGACCAAGAAGAAGTCAAAGAGGCTGATTTCAAAGGCACACTTGTGAGACTTTCCTATGATGATAAGTCCTATAAGGAGCCTATTCTTTCAAATTGCATTAAGAAATTTAATGTGGATGTATCCATAGTGTCTGGAAATATAAGTAACCTCTCCAAAAATAGTGTCGGCTATCTCATGGTAGATTTTGTCGGGGAGAGGGATGAGATTTTGAAGGCCCTAGATTATTTAAAAGAAAAGAATGTAAACTGTGAGGTGATTTGA
- a CDS encoding NUDIX domain-containing protein — MVEYWDVYDKNGKKKNKTIKRGWVLGQGEYHLVVEVWIRTSEDSFLIQKRSSQKNMFPNMWYCSAGGSVLAGEEPLDGILREVKEELSLKLLPKELKLKRIITETSSIFYIYLCDKIIDLHDIKIQREEVAEVAIKNIDEINKMIDDKSFIGLDYYKSFFDNLGTFKPLNKEEK; from the coding sequence ATGGTGGAATACTGGGACGTGTATGATAAAAATGGAAAAAAGAAAAACAAAACCATAAAGAGGGGCTGGGTTTTGGGGCAAGGCGAATATCATTTGGTAGTTGAGGTTTGGATAAGGACATCCGAAGATTCTTTTCTAATTCAAAAAAGGTCTTCCCAAAAAAATATGTTTCCGAATATGTGGTATTGTTCAGCTGGCGGAAGTGTCCTTGCAGGAGAAGAACCCCTTGATGGGATTCTTAGAGAAGTAAAAGAGGAGCTTTCCCTTAAACTTTTGCCAAAAGAGCTAAAATTAAAAAGAATAATTACAGAAACTTCCAGTATTTTTTATATTTACCTCTGTGACAAGATCATTGACCTTCATGATATAAAAATTCAAAGAGAAGAAGTCGCTGAGGTTGCTATAAAAAATATTGATGAAATTAATAAGATGATAGATGATAAGAGTTTTATAGGTCTTGATTACTATAAGAGCTTTTTTGATAATTTGGGAACTTTTAAACCCCTTAATAAGGAGGAAAAATGA
- the cysS gene encoding cysteine--tRNA ligase: MKLYNTLTRKKEDFVPIEDKKVRMYTCGPTVYNLIHVGNARPIVVFDTLRRYFIYKGYDVKFVVNFTDIDDKLINRAKEENTTVKEIAEKYIQEFKKDVSGLNFYDYECLHPRATEHIDEIIDFIQTLIDKKAAYVSDGDVYFDINSAKDYGKLSRKKIEDLFAGARVDVSQLKKNPLDFALWKNKKEGEPSWKAPWGEGRPGWHIECSVMAKTLLGDTIDIHAGGEDLQFPHHENEIAQSETCNAKPFARFWLHNSMINVDNEKMSKSLGNFFTVRDIANLYNLEVLRFFLLSSHYRSTLNFTREVMDACKSSLERLYNAKYKLQDLLKNAKGQMDEKDNEKYKKILSHRQEFERAMDDDLNTADAITALFNISKDINVEIDESSSKELIEKSLDFFLSLAKVLGLLNKNRGNLEDGIVALIDERNAARKAKDFKRADEIRDQLLDMGIVIEDTRSGTVWKKI, from the coding sequence ATGAAACTTTACAACACGCTTACGAGAAAAAAAGAAGACTTTGTGCCAATAGAAGACAAGAAGGTCAGGATGTATACATGCGGGCCTACTGTCTATAATTTGATTCATGTCGGCAATGCCAGACCCATAGTAGTTTTTGATACTCTAAGAAGATATTTCATCTACAAGGGCTATGATGTGAAATTTGTAGTGAATTTTACAGATATTGATGACAAGTTAATAAATAGGGCTAAGGAAGAAAATACCACAGTAAAAGAAATTGCCGAAAAATATATACAAGAATTTAAAAAGGATGTATCTGGTCTAAATTTTTACGACTACGAATGTCTACATCCCAGAGCAACTGAACATATTGATGAAATTATAGACTTCATCCAAACTCTTATCGACAAAAAGGCTGCCTATGTTTCAGACGGTGATGTGTATTTTGATATCAATTCAGCCAAAGACTATGGCAAACTTTCAAGAAAAAAAATCGAAGACTTATTTGCTGGTGCTAGAGTAGATGTGAGTCAGCTCAAAAAAAATCCCCTCGACTTCGCCCTTTGGAAGAATAAAAAAGAAGGCGAACCCTCCTGGAAGGCTCCCTGGGGAGAAGGTAGACCCGGTTGGCATATAGAATGCTCTGTAATGGCAAAGACCCTGCTTGGTGATACCATAGATATCCACGCCGGTGGAGAAGATTTGCAATTCCCCCACCACGAAAATGAAATCGCCCAATCAGAAACTTGCAACGCCAAACCCTTTGCCAGATTTTGGCTTCACAACTCCATGATAAATGTGGATAACGAAAAAATGAGTAAGTCTCTTGGCAATTTCTTTACCGTAAGAGATATAGCAAACTTATACAATTTGGAAGTTTTGAGATTTTTCCTACTTAGCTCCCATTATAGATCTACCTTAAACTTCACAAGAGAGGTCATGGATGCTTGCAAGTCTTCTCTTGAAAGACTTTACAATGCCAAATATAAATTACAAGACCTCTTGAAAAATGCCAAGGGGCAAATGGATGAAAAAGATAATGAAAAATACAAAAAGATTTTATCCCACAGACAAGAGTTTGAAAGGGCAATGGATGATGATTTAAATACTGCTGATGCCATAACTGCTCTTTTCAATATTTCTAAGGATATAAATGTGGAAATTGACGAATCCTCCTCCAAGGAGCTAATAGAAAAGTCCCTTGATTTCTTTTTAAGCCTTGCTAAAGTCCTTGGTCTTTTAAATAAAAATAGGGGCAACCTTGAAGATGGTATAGTGGCTCTTATCGATGAAAGAAATGCTGCAAGAAAGGCTAAAGATTTTAAAAGAGCCGATGAAATAAGAGATCAGCTCCTTGATATGGGTATAGTAATCGAAGACACTAGGAGTGGAACTGTTTGGAAAAAGATTTAG
- a CDS encoding ribonuclease III yields the protein MEKDLDLFRKNFKLERPELLSPLALAFVGDAVYEVFTRILVADMQINPKRLHRKNIELVSAKSQARIMTFLEERLSPDEDRIFKRGRNQKPHTVPKNTDVTTYRISTGFEALIGYLYLTYQDERLEEIFEIIKENLHES from the coding sequence TTGGAAAAAGATTTAGACTTATTTAGAAAAAATTTTAAGTTGGAAAGGCCGGAGCTTTTGAGTCCTCTGGCCTTGGCATTTGTTGGGGATGCTGTGTATGAAGTCTTTACAAGAATTTTAGTAGCTGATATGCAAATAAATCCGAAAAGGCTGCACAGGAAAAATATTGAACTTGTATCTGCCAAGTCCCAAGCTCGGATTATGACTTTTTTAGAAGAAAGACTAAGCCCAGATGAGGACCGCATCTTTAAAAGAGGCAGAAATCAAAAACCCCACACCGTTCCCAAAAATACTGATGTGACTACTTATAGAATTTCTACCGGCTTCGAAGCCCTAATCGGCTACTTGTATTTGACCTATCAAGACGAAAGACTTGAAGAAATTTTTGAAATTATTAAGGAGAACTTGCATGAAAGTTAA
- the thyX gene encoding FAD-dependent thymidylate synthase, with translation MKVKLISYTHNPEELIAASAKLCYSKVGVEEITQKMDSASIEKFLNMLMGLSHNSPLEHASFSFAVEGVSRALSHQLVRHRIASYSQQSQRYVRLEDFEYITPPAIKENKKAREIYDNIMQLDKKAYEDLCSILIDQKAAPLIKAGMEEQDARKKVEKEALEDARYIFPNACETKLVFTMNVRSLLHFFELRTCNRAQWEIRHMAELMLIELKRVSPILFKKAGPSCLNGPCPEGKMTCGKINEVREHFRSL, from the coding sequence ATGAAAGTTAAACTCATATCCTACACTCATAACCCAGAAGAACTTATTGCCGCATCCGCTAAGCTGTGCTATTCCAAAGTTGGAGTCGAAGAAATCACCCAAAAAATGGATTCTGCAAGCATAGAAAAATTTTTGAATATGTTAATGGGCCTTTCTCACAACTCTCCCTTGGAGCATGCTTCATTTTCCTTTGCTGTGGAAGGAGTATCAAGGGCTCTGTCCCACCAACTTGTAAGGCATAGGATTGCTTCATATTCACAACAATCGCAAAGATATGTAAGGCTTGAAGATTTTGAATATATAACTCCTCCTGCCATAAAAGAAAATAAAAAGGCAAGAGAAATCTACGACAACATAATGCAGCTAGATAAAAAAGCTTATGAAGACCTCTGTTCTATTTTGATAGACCAAAAGGCGGCACCTCTTATAAAAGCTGGCATGGAAGAGCAAGATGCCAGAAAAAAAGTAGAAAAAGAAGCTTTAGAAGATGCCCGATACATCTTCCCCAACGCTTGCGAAACTAAGCTTGTCTTTACTATGAATGTGCGATCTCTTTTGCATTTTTTTGAACTTAGGACTTGCAACAGAGCCCAATGGGAAATCAGGCATATGGCAGAACTCATGCTTATAGAATTAAAAAGGGTAAGTCCCATCCTCTTTAAAAAAGCTGGGCCATCCTGCTTAAATGGCCCTTGCCCCGAAGGCAAGATGACCTGTGGTAAGATAAATGAAGTTAGAGAACATTTTAGGAGCCTTTAA
- the rlmB gene encoding 23S rRNA (guanosine(2251)-2'-O)-methyltransferase RlmB — MKDMYIYGRNAVIEVIKDGRAKKLYLSSRDMEGSINKIYALAREKKIPLTKVDGKKLDELAEGGRHQGVIALVNDFEYAELDDILKEASSVKGGGKILILDGIQDSHNLGACARSAYAAGFTGIIIQKHRSAQVNEGAYKASAGAIENIKVARVTNISKTIEILKKENYWIYGLDMEGEKYYKTDLRGNIALVVGNEAKGISDNILKACDGKISIPMTKSFDSLNASCAASIVVFEVQRQCIEDTI, encoded by the coding sequence ATGAAAGATATGTATATATATGGCCGCAATGCAGTCATAGAAGTAATAAAAGATGGCAGGGCAAAAAAACTCTACCTCTCTTCCAGAGATATGGAGGGGTCTATAAACAAAATCTATGCTCTGGCCCGTGAAAAGAAAATCCCCCTTACAAAAGTGGATGGAAAAAAGCTTGATGAACTGGCAGAAGGTGGCAGGCATCAAGGCGTAATCGCTCTAGTAAATGACTTTGAGTATGCTGAACTAGATGACATTTTGAAAGAGGCTTCCTCTGTAAAAGGTGGCGGCAAAATTTTAATCTTAGATGGGATTCAAGACTCTCACAATCTGGGGGCCTGTGCTCGTTCAGCCTATGCCGCAGGCTTTACAGGCATAATAATACAAAAACACAGATCTGCTCAAGTAAATGAAGGTGCTTACAAGGCATCAGCTGGAGCTATTGAAAATATAAAAGTCGCTAGAGTAACCAATATATCAAAGACCATAGAAATACTTAAGAAGGAAAATTATTGGATCTACGGCTTGGATATGGAAGGCGAAAAATACTACAAGACCGATCTTAGAGGAAATATTGCCCTAGTTGTTGGAAACGAAGCAAAGGGAATAAGCGACAATATATTAAAGGCCTGCGACGGCAAAATTTCTATTCCCATGACCAAAAGCTTCGACTCCCTAAATGCTTCTTGTGCCGCCAGCATTGTAGTATTTGAAGTTCAAAGACAATGCATAGAAGATACTATTTAA
- a CDS encoding NYN domain-containing protein, protein MHRRYYLKNKDYLFVDGYNIMNSWDIFKDTMEVDLEKARKDLCTILAQYAHLTKQEIILVFDGYKVKKSPGAHYRVDGISVVFTKELQTADHYIEQELDKVGRLRRVRVATSDKIEQQIIMQRGGSRISARELLAEVEAEQIKLKRKTKEIRAEFYKNSGSMTSSTMEDLLELKKKLDK, encoded by the coding sequence ATGCATAGAAGATACTATTTAAAAAACAAGGACTACCTCTTTGTAGACGGATACAATATCATGAATTCCTGGGATATTTTCAAAGATACAATGGAAGTTGACTTGGAAAAAGCGAGAAAGGATCTCTGCACTATATTAGCCCAATATGCCCACCTAACCAAGCAAGAAATAATCCTAGTCTTTGATGGCTACAAGGTCAAAAAATCTCCTGGTGCCCATTACAGGGTTGATGGAATCAGTGTGGTCTTTACCAAAGAATTGCAAACAGCAGACCACTACATTGAACAAGAGCTAGATAAGGTTGGCAGGCTAAGACGAGTTAGAGTCGCAACATCCGACAAAATTGAGCAGCAAATCATAATGCAAAGAGGAGGCTCTCGCATCTCTGCAAGAGAGCTTTTGGCAGAAGTAGAAGCTGAGCAAATAAAACTAAAAAGGAAAACCAAAGAAATCCGAGCAGAATTTTATAAGAATTCCGGTTCCATGACTTCTTCAACTATGGAAGATTTGCTGGAGTTAAAGAAAAAATTAGACAAATAA
- the trmB gene encoding tRNA (guanosine(46)-N7)-methyltransferase TrmB, which translates to MRLRKKHFAIPEMQENKYVIFSAYDMRGKWKEEFKNDNKIFLELGAGKGQFIQELAKREPNCNFIIFDRESNAFIYATRKVRENELENVRCVPGDIMHLKEIVAPCEAHGIYINFCNPWPKKKHKKRRLTHPNFLKIYKTILKDGGFIKFKTDDRNLFEESLEYFDEEGFECIKRDFDMKLELYPDNIVTEYENKFRSLGQPIYYAEFKKID; encoded by the coding sequence ATGAGACTTAGAAAAAAACACTTTGCAATTCCAGAAATGCAAGAAAATAAATATGTCATTTTCTCGGCCTACGACATGAGGGGCAAGTGGAAGGAAGAATTTAAAAATGACAACAAAATCTTTTTAGAGTTGGGCGCTGGCAAGGGTCAATTTATACAAGAGCTTGCAAAAAGAGAGCCAAATTGCAATTTTATAATTTTTGATCGAGAATCAAATGCCTTCATCTATGCCACCAGAAAGGTAAGGGAAAATGAACTTGAAAATGTGAGATGTGTCCCCGGAGATATAATGCACTTAAAAGAGATAGTAGCCCCCTGCGAGGCTCATGGGATTTATATAAACTTTTGCAATCCTTGGCCCAAGAAAAAGCATAAAAAGAGAAGGCTTACCCATCCCAATTTCTTAAAAATTTATAAAACCATCCTTAAAGACGGAGGATTTATAAAATTTAAGACAGACGATAGAAATCTCTTTGAGGAATCCTTGGAGTATTTTGATGAAGAGGGTTTTGAATGTATAAAAAGAGATTTCGATATGAAGCTTGAGCTCTACCCGGATAATATAGTCACAGAATATGAAAATAAGTTTAGAAGTCTGGGCCAACCTATTTATTATGCAGAGTTTAAAAAGATTGACTAA
- the gltX gene encoding glutamate--tRNA ligase: protein MTKPVVRFAPSPTGYLHIGGLRTALYNYLYAKHNGGKFILRIEDTDRTRFVEGAIENLISSLSWAGLCYDEGVFVEDGHVIEKGENGPYIQSKRLDIYKKYVDKLIEDGYAYYCFCSKDRLDSLREEQRIKGQVPKYDGLCRGVSIEDAKKRIAAGEDYVVRLKLPHDENITFTDLVRGQVTINTNEIDDQVLMKSDGFPTYHMAVVVDDHLMGVTHIVRGEEWLSSTPKHVYLYKALGWEEPTFVHLPTVLNKNRKKLSKREGDVSVEDFKKRGYLPEGLINYLALVGWSPEDEKEIFSLEDLEKVFTFERVGKSGGIFDKDKLDWVNAHYIKEYPLEKIIELSKSFVEESGYMTREDIEKDPHYYEIMIATIRDSLSRLDEIKDRIGFIFDEFKISEESALEVLKGESVKELLQAGLELVDEIDAFDEENSKTFMKTLQKKTGIKGKNLYMPFRAAISGNVHGPEMNNIILLLGKEKIQERLKETLEKYI, encoded by the coding sequence ATGACTAAACCCGTAGTGCGTTTTGCTCCGAGTCCAACAGGATATCTACACATAGGAGGACTTAGAACAGCGCTTTATAATTACTTGTATGCCAAGCACAATGGCGGCAAATTTATTTTGAGAATCGAAGACACCGACAGGACCAGATTTGTAGAAGGGGCTATTGAAAATCTCATCTCATCTCTTAGCTGGGCTGGCCTTTGCTATGATGAGGGCGTTTTTGTAGAAGATGGTCATGTAATAGAAAAAGGAGAAAACGGACCCTATATCCAATCCAAGCGTCTTGATATTTACAAAAAATATGTAGACAAGCTCATAGAAGATGGCTATGCCTACTACTGTTTTTGCTCTAAAGACCGTCTTGATTCTCTAAGAGAGGAGCAAAGAATCAAGGGACAAGTCCCCAAGTATGATGGCCTTTGCAGGGGAGTTAGCATAGAGGATGCCAAAAAGCGTATAGCTGCTGGAGAAGACTATGTTGTCAGATTAAAGCTACCCCATGATGAAAATATAACCTTTACAGATTTGGTAAGAGGTCAAGTTACAATAAACACAAATGAAATAGATGACCAAGTCCTCATGAAGTCAGACGGATTCCCGACCTATCACATGGCTGTGGTAGTAGATGACCACCTCATGGGTGTTACTCATATAGTTAGAGGAGAGGAATGGCTATCATCAACTCCAAAACACGTCTACCTCTACAAGGCCTTGGGTTGGGAAGAGCCGACCTTTGTCCACCTGCCAACAGTTTTAAATAAAAATAGAAAAAAACTTTCTAAGAGAGAAGGCGATGTCTCTGTTGAAGACTTCAAAAAAAGAGGCTACCTTCCAGAAGGTCTTATAAATTATTTGGCTCTTGTAGGCTGGTCTCCTGAAGATGAAAAGGAAATATTTTCTCTAGAAGATTTGGAAAAGGTATTTACTTTTGAAAGAGTCGGAAAAAGCGGTGGAATTTTTGATAAGGACAAGCTGGACTGGGTAAATGCTCACTATATAAAAGAGTATCCCCTCGAAAAAATTATAGAACTTTCCAAGAGCTTTGTAGAAGAATCTGGATATATGACTAGGGAAGATATAGAAAAAGATCCCCACTACTATGAAATAATGATAGCTACAATAAGGGATTCTCTCTCCCGTCTAGACGAAATAAAAGATCGAATAGGATTTATATTTGACGAATTTAAAATTTCTGAAGAATCGGCCCTAGAGGTCTTGAAGGGAGAAAGTGTAAAAGAGCTCTTGCAAGCCGGCCTAGAGCTTGTTGATGAAATAGATGCTTTTGATGAAGAAAATTCCAAGACCTTTATGAAGACCTTGCAAAAAAAGACTGGCATCAAGGGCAAAAATCTCTACATGCCTTTTAGAGCTGCCATATCAGGCAATGTCCATGGTCCAGAGATGAATAACATAATCTTGCTCTTGGGCAAGGAAAAAATCCAAGAAAGACTAAAAGAAACTCTAGAAAAATATATATAA
- a CDS encoding GNAT family N-acetyltransferase, which translates to MKALGTKELQTDRLILRRFRLEDANEAYKNWMSRDQVTKFLTWKTNKSEKESEATIKSWVENYEGLNFYQWAIETKEKKELIGSISIVRIDEKIEMMGVGYCIGDRWWHKGYTSEALKRVVKFAFEEVGANRFEARHDLKNPNSGKVMEKAKMIYEGTLRKSAMSNSGLGDMAIYSILRKDYKKGD; encoded by the coding sequence ATGAAGGCTTTAGGAACAAAAGAACTTCAAACAGATAGGCTAATACTTAGAAGATTTAGACTAGAAGATGCAAATGAAGCTTATAAAAACTGGATGAGTAGAGATCAGGTGACAAAGTTTTTGACTTGGAAAACTAACAAGAGTGAAAAAGAGTCAGAAGCCACAATAAAATCTTGGGTAGAAAACTATGAGGGCTTGAATTTTTATCAATGGGCAATAGAAACAAAAGAAAAAAAGGAACTAATAGGCTCTATATCAATTGTAAGAATTGATGAAAAGATAGAAATGATGGGGGTAGGATATTGTATAGGAGATAGGTGGTGGCACAAGGGATACACATCAGAAGCTTTAAAAAGAGTCGTTAAATTTGCCTTTGAGGAAGTCGGAGCAAATAGATTTGAGGCAAGACACGATTTAAAAAATCCAAATTCTGGCAAGGTAATGGAAAAGGCTAAGATGATTTACGAAGGCACACTTAGAAAGTCTGCTATGAGTAATTCTGGTCTTGGAGACATGGCGATTTATTCCATATTAAGAAAAGACTATAAAAAAGGTGATTAA